A single Micromonospora sp. CCTCC AA 2012012 DNA region contains:
- a CDS encoding multicopper oxidase domain-containing protein, with translation MTRQGRATMILTRTPRLVAGFAAALLALGPAPARAAAPVAAAPAGPAAATFAGPPGPPQGPLPQTGCQLADGTATCELWAKPGSVVLPGAATPVPIWGFASTDAAPATVPGPVLVVDQGARVTVTVHNGLADALALAFPAVTGLAPDRVGAAPGGTRAYTFTASRPGTYLYEAGHTAQGARQVAMGLVGALVVRAPAVAGRPSAYGDAASVYDDEALLVLTEVDPALNAAPLTFDLRRYAPKYRLINGKAFPETDVVATDVGRKVLLRYVAAGVQPHPMTLLGLDQSVVGQDARPAAYPEAAVTVPLQPGQAVDAVVSVPAGPDGRRFALLESGGQLNNVGQRYGTTVTGVSPQQAFGGMLTFLDTNPPPVSGDHVGPTAANVRAAPDPASVRDAVTVTADFTDARNGNSVVDRAEAVVDDLRIAEGTGVPFSAAAFGAGATVTGATAALPAELLTTLSQGRHTIYVRGHDVAGNWGVVGSTTLTLAVTGAVTTAVTLTPNPTAGTGDVALSASGDDSGLGGTVTGAEYFVDSTGVTGTGTPLTLANPGTAATAESGTLPAVVVAALAEGRHTVLVHTRDSFDLWGPYASADLVVDRTVPTLLSGAVQPAATNGSTGSASDPTDLRINAAFTDPTGGGVHSVVAAAEGFLDTGGADGTGFTFVALDGAFNGATENTYGLLPLSELTGLADGVHQVLVHARDSAGNWGPLAAVTFTLDRTGPVTSAVTATPNPTARAATLALTATATDALSAVTAAEWYEGTDPGVGHGHPMTVSGTAVSATVALNGFSRGNHTLRVRARDALGTWGAPGAVTVGVDPPNAIFADAFTAGTSAWSQVVGTVSAGSGQLVAGTVGYVVDATPAAEPSVHTAFDLTLGTINPQTATVTVHQLRNAAGNPLAVVQYRRSNGVNQFRLGLLRPAGWAYTGWVAASGGTVRVDWSSATAGAATLKVGTVTVGTLTGDTSGYLVESAALGLVARTATTSGSLSFDTYASTRYTAP, from the coding sequence ATGACCAGGCAGGGGAGGGCGACGATGATTCTGACCCGTACACCCCGGCTCGTCGCCGGGTTCGCGGCGGCGCTGCTGGCGCTCGGCCCGGCCCCGGCGCGGGCCGCGGCCCCGGTCGCCGCGGCGCCGGCCGGCCCGGCGGCGGCCACCTTCGCCGGCCCGCCGGGCCCGCCGCAGGGCCCGCTGCCGCAGACCGGCTGCCAGCTCGCCGACGGTACGGCCACCTGCGAGCTGTGGGCGAAGCCCGGCTCGGTGGTGCTGCCCGGCGCCGCCACCCCGGTGCCGATCTGGGGCTTCGCGTCGACCGACGCCGCCCCGGCCACCGTGCCCGGTCCGGTGCTGGTCGTCGACCAGGGCGCCCGGGTCACCGTGACCGTGCACAACGGACTCGCCGACGCCCTGGCGCTGGCGTTCCCGGCCGTCACCGGGCTGGCCCCGGACCGGGTCGGCGCGGCCCCCGGCGGCACCCGCGCCTACACCTTCACCGCGTCCCGCCCCGGCACCTACCTCTACGAGGCCGGTCACACCGCCCAGGGCGCCCGGCAGGTCGCCATGGGCCTGGTCGGCGCGCTGGTCGTCCGCGCCCCCGCCGTCGCGGGCCGGCCCAGCGCGTACGGCGACGCCGCCTCGGTCTACGACGACGAGGCGCTGCTGGTGCTCACCGAGGTCGACCCGGCGCTCAACGCGGCCCCGCTCACCTTCGACCTGCGCCGGTACGCCCCGAAGTACCGCCTGATCAACGGCAAGGCGTTCCCGGAGACCGACGTGGTCGCCACCGACGTCGGCCGGAAGGTGCTGCTGCGGTACGTGGCCGCCGGGGTGCAGCCGCACCCGATGACCCTGCTCGGGCTCGACCAGTCCGTGGTCGGCCAGGACGCCCGGCCGGCCGCGTACCCGGAGGCGGCGGTCACCGTGCCGCTGCAACCGGGGCAGGCCGTCGACGCGGTGGTGAGCGTGCCGGCCGGCCCGGACGGGCGGCGGTTCGCGCTGCTGGAGTCCGGCGGGCAGCTCAACAACGTCGGCCAGCGCTACGGCACCACCGTCACCGGGGTCAGCCCGCAGCAGGCGTTCGGCGGCATGCTGACCTTCCTCGACACCAACCCGCCGCCGGTCAGCGGCGACCACGTCGGCCCGACCGCGGCGAACGTCCGGGCCGCCCCGGATCCGGCCAGCGTGCGGGACGCGGTGACCGTCACCGCCGACTTCACCGACGCCCGCAACGGCAACTCGGTGGTCGACCGGGCCGAGGCGGTCGTCGACGACCTGCGGATCGCCGAGGGCACCGGGGTGCCGTTCAGCGCCGCCGCGTTCGGCGCCGGGGCGACGGTCACCGGGGCCACCGCCGCGCTCCCCGCCGAGCTGCTCACCACCCTCAGCCAGGGTCGGCACACCATCTACGTCCGGGGCCACGACGTCGCCGGCAACTGGGGCGTCGTCGGCAGCACCACCCTCACCCTCGCGGTCACCGGCGCGGTCACCACCGCGGTGACCCTCACCCCGAACCCGACCGCCGGCACCGGCGACGTCGCCCTCTCCGCCTCCGGCGACGACAGCGGCCTCGGCGGCACCGTCACCGGCGCGGAGTACTTTGTGGACAGCACCGGCGTCACCGGCACGGGCACCCCGCTCACCCTGGCCAACCCCGGTACGGCGGCCACCGCCGAGTCCGGCACCCTGCCCGCCGTGGTGGTCGCCGCGCTCGCCGAGGGGCGGCACACCGTCCTCGTGCACACCCGGGACTCGTTCGACCTCTGGGGCCCGTACGCGTCCGCCGACCTGGTGGTCGACCGGACCGTGCCGACCCTGCTCTCCGGCGCGGTGCAGCCCGCCGCCACCAACGGCAGCACCGGATCGGCGTCCGACCCGACGGACCTGCGGATCAACGCCGCGTTCACCGACCCCACCGGCGGCGGGGTGCACTCGGTGGTGGCCGCCGCCGAGGGCTTCCTCGACACCGGCGGGGCCGACGGCACCGGGTTCACCTTCGTGGCGCTCGACGGTGCCTTCAACGGCGCTACCGAGAACACCTACGGCCTGCTGCCGCTGAGCGAGCTGACCGGGCTCGCCGACGGCGTCCACCAGGTGCTGGTGCACGCCCGGGACTCCGCCGGCAACTGGGGGCCGCTCGCCGCGGTCACCTTCACCCTGGACCGCACCGGCCCGGTGACCAGCGCCGTCACCGCCACCCCGAACCCGACGGCCCGGGCGGCCACCCTCGCCCTGACCGCCACCGCCACCGACGCGCTCTCGGCGGTCACCGCCGCCGAGTGGTACGAGGGCACCGACCCGGGCGTCGGCCACGGCCACCCGATGACGGTCAGCGGGACGGCCGTCTCGGCCACGGTCGCCCTCAACGGGTTCAGCCGGGGCAACCACACCCTGCGGGTGCGGGCCCGCGACGCCCTCGGCACCTGGGGCGCCCCCGGCGCGGTGACGGTCGGCGTGGACCCGCCGAACGCCATCTTCGCCGACGCCTTCACCGCCGGCACCAGCGCCTGGTCGCAGGTGGTCGGCACGGTGTCGGCGGGCTCCGGTCAACTGGTCGCCGGCACGGTCGGCTACGTCGTGGACGCCACCCCGGCCGCCGAACCGAGCGTCCACACGGCGTTCGACCTCACCCTCGGCACGATCAACCCGCAGACCGCCACGGTCACCGTCCATCAACTGCGCAACGCCGCCGGCAACCCGCTCGCGGTGGTCCAGTACCGGCGCAGCAACGGGGTCAACCAGTTCCGGCTGGGCCTGCTGCGGCCGGCCGGGTGGGCGTACACCGGGTGGGTGGCGGCCTCCGGCGGGACCGTGCGGGTCGACTGGTCCTCGGCCACCGCGGGCGCCGCGACCCTGAAGGTCGGCACGGTCACGGTGGGGACGCTGACCGGCGACACCAGCGGCTACCTGGTGGAGTCGGCGGCGCTGGGCCTGGTGGCCCGGACCGCCACCACCAGCGGCTCGCTGAGCTTCGACACCTACGCCTCCACCCGCTACACCGCACCCTGA
- a CDS encoding multicopper oxidase domain-containing protein has translation MTDPVRRRSISRRALLAGVTGLGAWAVLPESGSDAQPRRPAAVLPRAVANPTANVHLAATDGWVSMPQGAPPISPFWPDPLAPPDADLYVFGFRDVTGLSATEVTAQRGKAQVSAPLLGFDQETDIRITLTNLGLSVRPDLTDGHTVHWHGFRNAIPLFDGVPELSMSVPIGRDFTYFFRPHDAGTYMYHCHFEDVEHVQMGMTGIVYVRPVQNAGTPDVPPGRYVYNDGDGSTRYDREFALMLTEVWAEAHYRDAHIQTTDWTDYQPSFFAFNGRCYPDTLAPGGDPLSATAGRLRYQPISSLITANAGERVLLRLANLGYQNHTLTVDGIDLLVVGKDAALLRGRDGSAEYQVTNSVEIGPGESRDVIFTAPDAGTYLLYDRDLTSLANAGAGRGGQLTEIRVSPPGTLARQTRANA, from the coding sequence CCGGCCTGGGCGCCTGGGCGGTCCTGCCGGAGAGCGGCTCCGACGCGCAGCCGCGCCGCCCGGCCGCGGTGCTGCCCCGGGCGGTGGCGAACCCGACGGCGAACGTGCACCTGGCCGCCACCGACGGCTGGGTCTCCATGCCGCAGGGCGCGCCGCCGATCAGCCCGTTCTGGCCCGACCCGCTCGCCCCGCCCGACGCCGACCTCTACGTCTTCGGCTTCCGCGACGTCACCGGGCTCTCCGCCACCGAGGTCACCGCCCAGCGGGGCAAGGCGCAGGTCAGCGCCCCGCTGCTCGGGTTCGACCAGGAGACCGACATCCGGATCACCCTGACCAACCTCGGGCTGTCGGTCCGCCCCGACCTCACCGACGGGCACACCGTGCACTGGCACGGCTTCCGCAACGCCATCCCGCTCTTCGACGGGGTGCCGGAGCTGTCCATGTCGGTGCCGATCGGCCGGGACTTCACCTACTTCTTCCGGCCGCACGACGCCGGCACCTACATGTACCACTGCCACTTCGAGGACGTCGAACACGTGCAGATGGGGATGACCGGCATCGTCTACGTCCGCCCCGTCCAGAACGCCGGCACCCCCGACGTCCCCCCGGGCCGGTACGTCTACAACGACGGTGACGGTTCCACCCGCTACGACCGGGAGTTCGCCCTCATGCTCACCGAGGTGTGGGCGGAGGCGCACTACCGGGACGCGCACATCCAGACCACCGACTGGACCGACTACCAGCCGTCCTTCTTCGCCTTCAACGGCCGCTGCTACCCGGACACCCTCGCCCCCGGCGGCGACCCGCTCAGCGCCACCGCCGGCCGGCTGCGCTACCAGCCGATCTCCTCGCTGATCACCGCCAACGCGGGGGAGCGGGTGCTGCTGCGGCTGGCGAACCTCGGCTACCAGAACCACACCCTCACCGTGGACGGCATCGACCTGCTGGTGGTCGGCAAGGACGCCGCGCTGCTGCGCGGCCGGGACGGCAGCGCCGAGTACCAGGTGACCAACAGCGTCGAGATCGGACCGGGCGAGAGCCGGGACGTCATCTTCACCGCGCCGGACGCCGGCACCTACCTGCTCTACGACCGTGACCTGACGTCGCTGGCCAACGCCGGCGCCGGACGGGGCGGCCAGTTGACCGAGATCCGCGTCTCGCCGCCGGGCACGCTCGCGCGGCAGACCAGGGCGAACGCCTGA
- a CDS encoding multicopper oxidase domain-containing protein: MLRGDRGRWRRLSAVPLVAAIVAVLVVPDPHEVAASPPAGLECLSSGDNAFDLTATGGYAAMPDGNTIYMWSYAARGGAFQLPGPTLCVDSGVKVTVVLHNTLPEPTSITFPGQAQVLAGGQPAQPEADDAGNLTSLTTTAAAGTGSVTYTFTAGPPGTYLYQSGTDVQKQVQMGLYGALVVRPAGHPDRENDRADSAFDPDHEYLYLLGEIDPDLHLAVERKRAYDFTKYRARYFTINGRSMPDTIAPNHADWLPAQPYGALIHIRPYDPVGNAKPALIRYLNAGSVAYPFHPHGSDEQLIARDGRPAQGPGGQDLSFSNFLIDVAPGQTVDTLMIWKDAEHWDADANPIPVPLPSLQDQIVGPGPETWFAENPYLGGAPGELPPGVVQNNECGEYYHVAHSHALEQATNYGASFGGMMTLIRIDPPAGCPA, from the coding sequence ATGCTTCGTGGAGACCGTGGCCGGTGGCGGCGGCTGAGCGCGGTGCCGCTCGTCGCCGCCATCGTCGCCGTGCTCGTCGTGCCCGACCCGCACGAGGTGGCGGCCAGCCCGCCGGCCGGCCTGGAGTGCCTCAGCTCCGGCGACAACGCCTTCGACCTCACCGCCACCGGCGGCTACGCGGCCATGCCGGACGGGAACACCATCTACATGTGGAGCTACGCCGCCCGCGGCGGGGCGTTCCAGCTCCCCGGCCCCACCCTCTGCGTCGACAGCGGGGTGAAGGTCACCGTCGTGCTGCACAACACCCTGCCGGAGCCCACCTCGATCACCTTTCCCGGCCAGGCGCAGGTGCTCGCCGGTGGGCAGCCCGCCCAGCCGGAGGCGGACGACGCCGGCAACCTGACCTCGCTGACCACCACCGCGGCGGCCGGCACCGGCTCGGTGACGTACACGTTCACCGCCGGGCCGCCCGGCACCTACCTCTACCAGTCCGGCACCGACGTGCAGAAGCAGGTGCAGATGGGGCTGTACGGGGCGCTCGTGGTCCGCCCGGCCGGGCACCCCGACCGGGAGAACGACCGGGCGGACTCCGCGTTCGACCCGGATCACGAGTACCTCTACCTGCTCGGTGAGATCGACCCTGACCTGCACCTGGCCGTCGAGCGGAAACGGGCGTACGACTTCACGAAGTACCGGGCCCGGTACTTCACCATCAACGGGCGCAGCATGCCGGACACCATCGCGCCGAACCACGCCGACTGGCTGCCCGCCCAGCCGTACGGGGCGCTGATCCACATCCGCCCGTACGACCCGGTGGGGAACGCGAAACCGGCGCTGATCCGCTATCTCAACGCCGGCTCGGTCGCCTACCCGTTCCACCCGCACGGCAGCGACGAGCAGCTGATCGCCCGGGACGGGCGGCCCGCGCAGGGCCCCGGCGGGCAGGATCTCTCCTTCTCCAACTTCCTCATCGACGTCGCGCCCGGGCAGACCGTGGACACGCTGATGATCTGGAAGGACGCCGAGCACTGGGACGCGGACGCCAACCCGATCCCGGTGCCGCTGCCGTCGTTGCAGGACCAGATCGTCGGGCCCGGCCCGGAGACCTGGTTCGCGGAGAACCCGTACCTCGGCGGCGCCCCCGGCGAGCTGCCGCCGGGCGTGGTGCAGAACAACGAGTGCGGCGAGTACTACCACGTGGCGCACAGCCACGCGCTGGAACAGGCCACCAACTACGGGGCGAGCTTCGGCGGCATGATGACGCTGATCCGCATCGACCCGCCCGCCGGGTGCCCGGCATGA